CCTGGCGGTGAGTGTTTCAGTATTTCGAATACTGGAATTGTATAAGCGAAAAGAATCAAACCGATCGTAATCGCAATCCACAGAACCCAGTTTTCTAACAGTTTAGGTGTCGGTTCGGCATCTTCTTCTTCCTCAGCAATCGGATATTCCTCGACGCCGCGCGGTGCAAAGAATGTTAATTGGATGAAAATATAGACCATCAAGATGATGGCAATGAAGAGAATCGATCCACCAATTGCTTGTGCCATTTGGTAACTGATCCATGTATCTACTTGCGCTCCGCCTGCATATTCAGAGAAATTGGAACGACGCGGCCCGCCGAGTAAACCTTGGATATGCATTGATGTAGACATAATAAGCATACCGAAAGTCCAAATGAGAGACTGAATGATTCCTAATTTGTTTAATCTAGGTGTCAATCGGCGTCCCGTTAAATGAGGAACTAGCCAATAAGTAATTCCAAAGAAAGTAAGGACGGATGTCATCGCTGCTGTTAAATGAAAGTGGCCCGTTACCCAAATGGTATTATGGATTAATGCATTCATTTGGTGGGATGCGTTAATAATTCCGCCAGCCCCTCCTGGAATGAAAGCAACCATTCCGATGAAAGGCGCCAAGAAACGAACATCTTTCCACGGGAGTTTTCTAAACCAACCGAATAGCGTCGTAAAACCATTCTTACGTCCCGTCGCTTCAAATGTAGCGAAAATCGAGAAAGCAGTCATTAAAGTTGGAATGACAACCATAAATGTCAGGACCACTTGAATGAATTTCCATGTCGGATCAATTCCCGGCTCTGTAAGCTGATGGTGGAACCCGACAGGAATTGAAAACATAAGTAACAGTATGAATGAAAGTCTTGCTAGTGAATCACTGAATATTTTTCCGCCAATGATTTTTGGAACAATCGCATACCATGCCATATAAGCAGGCAGTAACCAGAAATAAACGAGCGGATGACCGAAATACCAGAATAGGGTACGACTTAACAACACGTTAATGGTTGCAGTATAGCCGAGAGACCATGGAATGAATAGAACGAGAACAGATACCGCGACGCCAAGGGATGCAATCACCCACATGATCATATTAATTGTAACCATATATGCGAGAAGCGGGGATTTTTGTCCTTTATTCGCCTTTTTCCAAAGGTAAAGCTGACGGAAGTTTATGAATGCGGCAACCCAGCTTCCGATAATGACCAATGCAAGTCCGAAATAAAAGATGGGATGCGCACGCAGTGGTGCATAAAAAGTATATAGTACGGAAGCTTGCCCTGTTAAAACCATGACCGAAGCCATTATTGTTCCCGTAAGCATAATCCAGAATGACCACCATGCTGCTTTTCGTTGCTTATTAGACATTCCAACTGTTTTTCCCATGAGAGAAAATTGGAATCCAATAATGAAAAATGTTGTCATGACTAGACCAAGAATTACACCGTGAACAGTAAGTATTGTGTAATAATCAATGCCGAATGGCAGTTGATACTTACCCGAACGAACGAAGGTTTGTAATAACCCCATTAATCCACCGATTAAAAGTGATGTGAAGGTAACGTACATAAACGCCATGTACAATCTTGATTCTTTTTTAGAAAATTGTCGTTGTTTCATGATTATTCATACACCTCCACTTTCCCGAACATTAAGTGGTGACCGATACCACAATATTCATTACACACAATCGTAAATTCCCCATTGTTTTTCATCACTGTTTCGTAACGGCTAATATGTCCGGGTTCAACCATCATATTGACGTTCGTTCCAGCGATTTGGAATCCATGGACGACATCCGTTGTCGTTACTTGAAAAAGAACAGTGGAACCTTTTGGTACGCGAAGTGTGTCAACACGGTCCCCGTTTTCATCTTTCCCCAAGTCATAATTGAATGCGGAAGCAACGATGTTTACGGTGTATTTTCCCTCTGCCACTTCATGCAGCCCGAGATTTTCTGGCTTAAAAGCTTCGTGCGCTTCAACATTTTGCGGATCAATCGTTTCGATATGACTTTGTGGGTGCGTTCCTTTCCAAAAAGCAGCGAAACCAATAATGGCTAAAAATAAGGCGAGTGATCCGATTCCAAAAATAAGCCATATTCTTTCGTATTTATGCAAAATCATTTTATTTCCCCCAATCATTCATTATCTAGATAAAAAGAGTGCATAGATTCCAAACCAGGATGCCACCATAAACACGCCTAGCAACATGACTGCAATAAATGTGCCTTTAAAATGAATCGTAGAATCGTTATTTTTGGCGTGTTGTTGTTTTGGGTTTTTGTCTTTCATTACGTCACTTCCTTTCGTCATGCAGTGTTTAGTACCGCTTACCTCTATAATAGGCAGTAGAAGTTAAATCGGAATTAGGGATTACCCTTGGCTTTAAGATAATTGCGAATTCTTCACATTTTGTTCACTATTCATTCATAAAGTTGCCATAAGCTGATTAGTTAGGTAGTCTTGGTAAACAATCAAATAGCTTATGTCATTTTTTAGTTGACACGGGACGCAAAAAAAAATTACAATTGGTACAACAAAAAATTTAAGCGAAGGTCGGATGAAAAAAGTGGAAAATGTAAAATTTAGTAAAGTCGATAATGCAGAACAAGGTTCAGTAGCGCTTTTTCAGATAATCAAAGAGGAACTCGAAAAAGACCGTCTTCATTCAATCGGTCTTGCGACTGGAAACACAATGATTCCGGTTTATGAAAAGTGGGTGAATTCAGATCTTGATTTTTCAAACGTGACTACGTTTAATTTAGATGAGTATGTCGGAATTTCTGCGGATAGCCCGAACAGTTATGCTTATTTCATGCATGAACATCTTTTCGATAAAAAACAATTTAAAGAAACATTCTTGCTAAATGGTTTAGCCAAGGATTTAGAAGAAGAGTGTAGAAGATACGAAGATTTACTTGAAGAACATGGTCTTGACTTACAATTACTTGGCGTTGGTGAAAATGGCCATATCGCATTTAATGAACCGGGAACATCATTTGATTCAGTGACGCATGTCGCGAAATTGACTGATTCCACATTGAGTGTGAATAGCCAATTATTTGCGAACGATGAAAAAATTCCTGACACTGCATTATCTTTGGGAATCGGCTCCATCTTGCGTGCGAAAAAAATTGTACTGCTAGCGTTCGGTGAAAGAAAACGTGCAGCACTTGAAAAGTTACTAGAAGGTCATGTGACTGCCGAATGGCCGATTACAAAACTTCTTCATCACGATGATGTTACGATCATTACGGATCTTGAACTTTAATTAATCGAATAGAAAAATGCCACACCGTCATTATGAGGTGTGGCATTTTTTCTCGATTATATAATTATCAACGTTTGTCACCGATATGTCCTCTATATTCAGACCGTATATCCTCGATGTCTTCCATACGTTCTTCATTTTCCAATAAAATACGATTTTCTTCATCGATTTGAGCATCTATGTCATTTTCATGTGCGGGTTCTGAATGACGGTCTTTTGAGTCATCTTGCTCTTTTAGCGTGCTGAAAGCGTGTGTATTTCTTTCTTGTAATGGTTCATATTCGCCTGCTGCATGATCTCGCTGTGAATTCGAATTCCACTCAACATCCGCTGGTTCTTCGCTATTGGCCATCTGAGCATCATTATTGTCCACCCATTTTTCAACGTTATTTTTTACAGAACCCTTTGCATTATGAAAAATTCTTATCACGTCGTCCGACAAATGATCTTTTCGTTGCATAATAATAACCCCTCCTTATTTTGTTGTATATATTCCATAGTACCGTGTCGTAAAAGTCCGATTGGTTCAACTAACAATCAATAAGAAAGAATTGAACTGTATTCTACCTTATTGTTTGAAGTTTCACTTTACATTGATATACCCAAATCAACAGT
This genomic window from Sporosarcina sp. Marseille-Q4063 contains:
- a CDS encoding b(o/a)3-type cytochrome-c oxidase subunit 1 — translated: MKQRQFSKKESRLYMAFMYVTFTSLLIGGLMGLLQTFVRSGKYQLPFGIDYYTILTVHGVILGLVMTTFFIIGFQFSLMGKTVGMSNKQRKAAWWSFWIMLTGTIMASVMVLTGQASVLYTFYAPLRAHPIFYFGLALVIIGSWVAAFINFRQLYLWKKANKGQKSPLLAYMVTINMIMWVIASLGVAVSVLVLFIPWSLGYTATINVLLSRTLFWYFGHPLVYFWLLPAYMAWYAIVPKIIGGKIFSDSLARLSFILLLMFSIPVGFHHQLTEPGIDPTWKFIQVVLTFMVVIPTLMTAFSIFATFEATGRKNGFTTLFGWFRKLPWKDVRFLAPFIGMVAFIPGGAGGIINASHQMNALIHNTIWVTGHFHLTAAMTSVLTFFGITYWLVPHLTGRRLTPRLNKLGIIQSLIWTFGMLIMSTSMHIQGLLGGPRRSNFSEYAGGAQVDTWISYQMAQAIGGSILFIAIILMVYIFIQLTFFAPRGVEEYPIAEEEEDAEPTPKLLENWVLWIAITIGLILFAYTIPVFEILKHSPPGSPPFDWPIGK
- a CDS encoding cytochrome c oxidase subunit II, translating into MILHKYERIWLIFGIGSLALFLAIIGFAAFWKGTHPQSHIETIDPQNVEAHEAFKPENLGLHEVAEGKYTVNIVASAFNYDLGKDENGDRVDTLRVPKGSTVLFQVTTTDVVHGFQIAGTNVNMMVEPGHISRYETVMKNNGEFTIVCNEYCGIGHHLMFGKVEVYE
- a CDS encoding cytochrome c oxidase subunit 2A translates to MKDKNPKQQHAKNNDSTIHFKGTFIAVMLLGVFMVASWFGIYALFLSR
- a CDS encoding glucosamine-6-phosphate deaminase — protein: MKKVENVKFSKVDNAEQGSVALFQIIKEELEKDRLHSIGLATGNTMIPVYEKWVNSDLDFSNVTTFNLDEYVGISADSPNSYAYFMHEHLFDKKQFKETFLLNGLAKDLEEECRRYEDLLEEHGLDLQLLGVGENGHIAFNEPGTSFDSVTHVAKLTDSTLSVNSQLFANDEKIPDTALSLGIGSILRAKKIVLLAFGERKRAALEKLLEGHVTAEWPITKLLHHDDVTIITDLEL